The genomic region GACACTCataattgtgttatttttttcaacaattattatttcatatgCATGGATGAAAAGTCAAATTCTTAACTACATGAATACGTATAAATAATACTTGTACAAGATAAATGTATCTTACACAATAATAACACTAGATCAAAAGTTTCATATGGAACTCAACggatcaattattttttcaaacaattaatcttataaaactaatcaattatggttaaattaaatgaaagataattgtggtcaaattatttaatttaataaataagaatcAAAATAGAAGAGTGGATCTAAACGCATTTATAATAAACAATCTAGGATTATAATTTCATACTTACCCTAATTTTCCCCAATTCTAATTCTAATCAAACTACAAATATtgtcaattatcaatgttttcaATTATTAAGCTTTGGTCATGGTTTAATAAAACTCATTGTCCTAATTAATACTcatttgattataaaaatatcatattaggtcaaaggattaaatttaaaacaagggtgatcaattcaattaattaatctatCGAAATTTCTTATGACTAGTTTGATCATGCAAGTTACATAGAGATAATCTCTTCTTAGGTCAATCAATTACACATATGATCACTTTATACAATAGATTAAAATTCAGAGTGATGAATtctaaattaacaataaaaaaaaattaattgactaGAAAACGTTGAGTGTTTCattaaaatcagaaaaaaaaaaggaaacaatacTAGAATGATTAAGGAGATTAGTGGCTCACTACCATGACAAAACTAAAAATCCCAATTAATAACACAAATATACCAAAAGAAAAGGAGATTTGACAAGAATTCATCACAATGTTGATCTTTACTCTCTTCCGCAACTAAAAGACTCTCACACAACTATTCTCTCTCAAAACTCATAGAACAAAAGATACTAAAAAGAGGTTATCATTCCTTATTTGTAATATTCTTCGGAGAtcattcttcaatttttttcttaattaaataattaattatctctTAATCTTATCAATTAATTAGGGTTTAAATTTGATAGGTGATTATTGTAATCTATAATTAAGAGATGACAAACCATAGACATACATAATTAAGGCAGTGATagaaaattatcataattttgatCTTTTGATTTACATCAAAATtctaagatttttaattttttttcacataaaacTTCTTAAGCATTTGCTTTTCACAAACTTATATCAAATTATGTGTtttgtcaaataaaatatatcaaaatatatgaatatcacataaaaaatataatcaaatgtgTTTATCACTTAAGAAGTCCAAACTCCCATCACTTAATCATTGTTGGTGGTTACCAAATGTTGTTTCCATCATTTAGTGATTTTGTCTTGtctcacaaattaaaaaaaagttttattactTGTTAAGTACTTATAACAATACAAATTTTACTTTTCAGTTATTATACTTAAAAATGATTCACTCTAGTTCATATacgtgttattatttttaatttattttagattttatacttctcatttttatcttttttggttTCAGTCGTctgaaagaaatttaaaataatatgtaaaagaataaaaagaaacgatttttaagtataaaggttaaaagttaaaattgatacaagtataagaattaaatgaataattaaatattaaaaaaaatttgacactgTAGTTTATTTTTCGTTAGTGTAAGTTATAtatactctttctttttgtcgatatatatactatttttgaaggaaaataatgaTCAGGCACGTAGTTAGAGGATTTGTTTCACCCAAAACAGGAATAATGCTGAATTGAAAAACGCGCGTAAAAACCCATGATCAACCGCAGCAATTGCACATTGAATTAATTTGCATCATTTTGGATATCCATTATTTCAAAAGTAAATTAAACAAGCAATAATAGGCCACGCCAAACTTCAATTCCGCCAAATAAATTATTCTGACACAACAACTTTCTCCTTGTTCGCATCATTAAAATTTACAACGCAATCACCTTAATTAAACCAGAACCAAAGATCCTGGTCTCTAATTGTGAAAATATGAAGCACCTTGGGCCATGAGGCTTTTGCTTACATCTGCTAGGTAACTTGCTATAACCAATATCAGAACCATCACAAGCATGAATTTTAGGGCAACTTCTCTAGTAGTTTCCTGTGGTAACGGCCCCACGTGATTATAATTTTCTTCAAACTGCTGGTACTCTTCTGCATGAGCCATATCTTCTTCAGCTATTGCCTCTTTGGTTGAGGTTtcagcttcttcttttttatttgcccttttctctttcttgtGTTCTTGCTGATCCTCTTGGTTAATTTGAGGACTTTTCTTTGGCATCACCACCGAAAGAATGCTCTGCATCATGTTGCCATGAATTGCATCGTCATTGCAGTGTGATGGAATTTCGAATTCTTTCTTGAAACGTTTCCATCTATTTCCTTCGAAATGACGCTCCCCACTTATTACCAACAAACCAACATGGTTTATCTGAATTCTTATTTGGTCTCTCCTaaaacctgaaaaaaaaaacaaatatgaaatatgTGTGGTCTAGTTTGTATAAAATGTTTATATGAGtatgcataaattaaatatatatatatatgctatttTTAT from Glycine soja cultivar W05 chromosome 16, ASM419377v2, whole genome shotgun sequence harbors:
- the LOC114390297 gene encoding inactive protein RESTRICTED TEV MOVEMENT 2-like, translating into MEITKHANRSYEDFDPLFMWRREEGRDTLELHLPGFRRDQIRIQINHVGLLVISGERHFEGNRWKRFKKEFEIPSHCNDDAIHGNMMQSILSVVMPKKSPQINQEDQQEHKKEKRANKKEEAETSTKEAIAEEDMAHAEEYQQFEENYNHVGPLPQETTREVALKFMLVMVLILVIASYLADVSKSLMAQGASYFHN